In Fibrobacter sp. UWB10, one DNA window encodes the following:
- a CDS encoding master DNA invertase Mpi family serine-type recombinase, translated as MVYGYIRVSTDRQTVENQRFEISRFAQQQNLQIDGWIEETISGAKNYTKRGLGRLLKKVRKGDLIICAELSRLGRSLFMIMEILNICMNKECRVWTIKDGYRLGDDIQSKVLAFAFGLSAEIERNLISQRTKEALARKKAEGVILGRPKGKSPIPNQQCEKNRDWIREMISRGMPKSDIAKNLHVARGTLYRFLSSAATTSTSAGNQLTECSSVVFNHLAASCSNRVNSPPITEQ; from the coding sequence ATGGTTTACGGCTATATACGCGTGAGTACCGACCGGCAAACGGTCGAAAATCAGCGCTTTGAAATAAGTCGGTTTGCGCAACAACAGAACCTGCAAATAGACGGCTGGATTGAAGAAACGATCAGCGGTGCAAAGAATTACACTAAACGAGGACTCGGACGTCTTCTGAAAAAAGTGCGGAAGGGTGATTTGATTATCTGTGCCGAACTTTCACGCCTCGGACGCAGCTTGTTCATGATTATGGAAATTTTGAATATCTGCATGAACAAGGAATGCCGCGTATGGACAATTAAAGATGGTTACCGCCTTGGAGACGACATTCAAAGTAAAGTTCTTGCGTTTGCATTTGGCCTTTCTGCTGAGATTGAGCGAAATTTGATAAGTCAGCGCACCAAAGAGGCTCTTGCTCGCAAAAAGGCGGAAGGGGTAATCCTTGGGCGCCCCAAAGGAAAATCACCTATTCCAAATCAGCAATGCGAAAAGAATCGCGATTGGATTCGCGAAATGATCTCTCGTGGCATGCCTAAGAGTGACATTGCCAAGAACCTGCACGTTGCACGCGGAACGCTTTACAGATTTCTTTCTAGTGCCGCGACAACTTCAACATCGGCCGGCAACCAATTGACAGAATGCAGCTCTGTCGTTTTCAACCATTTGGCGGCTTCATGTTCCAACAGGGTTAATTCTCCACCGATAACGGAACAATAA